A portion of the Deltaproteobacteria bacterium genome contains these proteins:
- a CDS encoding OmpA family protein, protein MARKRYQNDGYHGFVDLMTSLFAILVLYIVVQSGATADPNKVAGPAYEPRGPDNLEGKGDKGRGGGVETSVTSGTNASQNIGQKNGSCSASKADPDLEVTCQPGLKVISISSDLLFNTNSADLTPEKERTIARAIYNHFREDCDTAESIEVGGHTDRQGDHKIGMNLELSQRRSLAVANVILRKSAEDGEAKHKCLNEKILAVGYGASKPAKNYTKDGSLDVPENRRVEIKIKKSPDGIRQ, encoded by the coding sequence ATGGCGCGGAAACGTTATCAGAACGATGGCTATCATGGATTTGTCGACTTGATGACAAGTCTGTTTGCGATTCTGGTTCTTTATATCGTAGTGCAATCTGGTGCGACGGCAGATCCCAACAAAGTAGCAGGGCCTGCCTATGAACCTCGAGGTCCTGATAATCTCGAAGGCAAAGGGGACAAAGGTAGAGGAGGCGGCGTAGAAACTAGTGTTACATCCGGCACGAATGCCAGCCAAAACATTGGGCAAAAAAACGGTAGTTGTAGTGCCTCTAAGGCCGATCCTGATCTTGAAGTGACTTGTCAGCCAGGACTCAAGGTGATTTCGATTTCATCTGATCTTTTATTTAATACTAATAGTGCCGATTTAACGCCGGAGAAGGAGCGGACGATAGCTCGTGCTATTTACAACCACTTCCGCGAAGATTGCGATACAGCGGAGTCAATTGAAGTCGGTGGTCACACTGATCGACAAGGAGATCATAAAATAGGTATGAATCTGGAGTTGTCACAACGGCGATCTTTAGCTGTAGCTAACGTCATTTTGAGGAAGTCTGCTGAGGATGGTGAAGCTAAACACAAATGTTTAAACGAAAAAATTCTGGCTGTCGGGTACGGTGCATCCAAGCCAGCAAAAAACTATACAAAGGACGGTTCATTGGACGTGCCTGAAAATCGCCGAGTAGAGATAAAGATCAAGAAATCACCAGACGGCATCAGGCAATGA
- a CDS encoding AIPR family protein: MAISLSDKKTEWLRDVRTRGGVNTPDGMFRSKIIKSFCRQELGIDESEFNGDESIGYYFSNQPPEKGGDCAIIYRDEVESESDEDSGYSSELACCLVFSILESPSDGILRANLLRLVRSALVEKQRDGMVLNSSYMRNHFGIGPEISVKVRSVRLIVATCDPLNAAQVQMMSEVIAREGRLRIAEKFDVESYCLNDVFGAEDPDDRIETNLCIESQIEAGKLRFAICTVSSLFEFMESYRISRGMSDISSLYEKNVRGFLSSRGAINKGIARTLAAEPENFALYNNGLTIVADEVKVPGQAELKLVNPYIVNGCQTSNVIYKSMREYKAKKNKQSNSLHVRMASSSNNLDGKSFGNSEDISIDHQAKVLVKIVAVSHDDEHLCTNIVRFSNSQNAVKEKDFIALNEQFRIWHDALLKNRDLYLEIQKGRWDSYKAAHPKTCVEMINVTDVLKIYASAWLRKAGTAMSRNVDFGPKGKIFEQVINLDPVVDEADLYAAFLLKREAQRLGYGLKQGEPDDPRRLTRYLFYLVCGDLVRMAINDWSTGAAKLISQVILELSDVHHDKKRSLFFDTADRVIGRYFGRSSVHSVEAEIAFTAASRDPNKFLKSSSLADRDQAERYKIYFEKLEFMYSESGVEQLIRSLLPSRFGRAS, encoded by the coding sequence ATGGCTATTAGCTTGAGTGATAAAAAAACAGAATGGCTCCGTGATGTGCGGACCAGGGGTGGGGTCAACACCCCTGATGGAATGTTTCGGAGCAAGATTATTAAGTCATTCTGCCGTCAAGAATTGGGCATCGACGAATCGGAATTCAACGGTGACGAATCCATTGGATACTATTTTTCAAATCAACCCCCGGAAAAAGGAGGGGACTGCGCGATCATTTATCGTGACGAGGTTGAATCTGAGAGTGATGAAGATTCTGGATATAGTAGTGAATTAGCTTGTTGTCTGGTTTTTTCAATACTGGAATCACCCTCCGATGGTATTTTGCGCGCTAATTTGTTGCGCCTGGTCAGAAGCGCGCTAGTCGAGAAGCAGCGCGATGGCATGGTTCTGAATTCGTCATACATGAGAAATCATTTCGGGATCGGTCCCGAAATTTCTGTGAAAGTCAGATCAGTCCGACTAATCGTGGCGACTTGCGACCCCCTAAATGCTGCGCAGGTGCAGATGATGAGCGAAGTTATAGCGCGTGAGGGTAGGTTGCGAATCGCGGAAAAATTTGACGTCGAATCCTATTGCTTGAATGACGTATTCGGTGCTGAAGATCCCGATGACCGAATAGAGACGAATTTATGCATCGAGTCCCAGATTGAAGCGGGCAAACTTAGATTTGCGATTTGCACGGTATCATCGCTGTTTGAGTTTATGGAGTCGTATCGAATCAGCCGCGGTATGAGTGATATATCCAGCTTATACGAAAAAAATGTTCGAGGATTTTTAAGTTCGCGCGGAGCAATAAATAAAGGCATCGCGCGCACTCTAGCCGCCGAACCTGAGAACTTTGCCTTATACAATAACGGGCTTACGATCGTTGCTGATGAAGTAAAAGTGCCAGGTCAGGCAGAGTTGAAGCTTGTAAATCCGTATATAGTTAACGGGTGTCAAACATCAAATGTTATTTATAAGTCGATGCGTGAGTATAAAGCGAAGAAAAACAAGCAATCAAATAGTTTGCACGTAAGGATGGCGTCCAGCAGTAACAACCTAGATGGCAAAAGTTTCGGCAATTCTGAGGATATAAGTATCGATCATCAAGCCAAAGTATTGGTCAAGATAGTTGCTGTATCCCATGATGACGAGCACCTTTGTACCAATATTGTTAGATTTTCGAACTCACAAAATGCAGTAAAAGAGAAAGATTTCATTGCTCTAAACGAGCAATTTAGAATTTGGCATGATGCGTTACTGAAAAATCGTGATTTATATCTGGAGATCCAAAAAGGACGCTGGGATTCGTATAAAGCCGCGCATCCGAAGACTTGTGTCGAAATGATAAATGTCACGGATGTTCTAAAAATATATGCATCTGCATGGTTGCGTAAAGCGGGAACTGCTATGTCCCGGAATGTTGATTTCGGACCAAAAGGGAAGATTTTTGAACAAGTCATCAACCTCGATCCTGTAGTTGACGAAGCTGATCTTTATGCAGCCTTCTTGTTGAAGAGAGAAGCCCAGCGCTTAGGATATGGTTTAAAACAAGGCGAACCCGACGATCCGCGGCGCTTGACAAGGTACTTATTTTATCTTGTTTGCGGTGATCTTGTCCGTATGGCAATTAATGATTGGTCCACAGGGGCTGCCAAGCTCATCTCGCAGGTGATTCTTGAGCTTTCGGACGTACATCACGACAAAAAACGTTCATTGTTCTTTGATACAGCTGATCGTGTCATTGGCAGATATTTCGGAAGATCCTCGGTTCACTCAGTGGAGGCAGAGATCGCATTTACTGCAGCGTCTAGGGATCCGAACAAATTTTTGAAGTCCAGTTCTCTTGCTGATCGGGATCAAGCGGAAAGGTATAAGATTTACTTTGAAAAGCTGGAATTTATGTATTCAGAAAGTGGGGTCGAACAGCTCATCCGTTCGCTTCTGCCGTCTCGATTTGGGAGGGCGAGTTGA
- a CDS encoding DEAD/DEAH box helicase, with the protein MDDVYKSSPRFNLTLRPQHDGIEIVSNSIDNFWYRGLVSFIGRHPDYGNIRESRAFLVNTYLDALANNLSYDGLTDVLADVVPVAHPRINLNSSGAIGRPSFKVKIHLRLTEEEVEPRIVGRFLINNGEVYRCPKHLVDLLIAVCEIDQRTGNDSHSVKWRQLKSLGKIKALAAVQEHNIKIDRFLESEDVVFVSEFGLNNVDRGTSLTIYPAIDQVNHDDIANVWDKAGDVQSVIDIKKDLKRTRIVFSDTAYEAAKILHERAHIVSGSIRDHLIANPMAIWDGAPIEVLQCVFGERVAGITDELLMPEYGAEATSLDWLNGTVQAELEREDSRERRARPRLKVDPAMAEPTREAPSSGLKLQRPIGLKRSIELAPYQCDGVAWMQSVYVGKTYRGLLLADEMGLGKTLQVLTFACWMREYLKKADPGRKVSILVLAPKSLYQNWADEIAKFFERGCLGEVLILDNSNLPRYKKGKYEVMPGKYASALDLDKVRVDGVVIMNRDLLIQYQFSLGQVNWNLFVFDEAQFIKDPQTLGRQAAFAMQSDFRIAMTGTPVENRLLDLWSIVDFVHAKELLGTADEFINEFGDGRPKDEKALNRLKSRLMYNQSANGAVVLRRTKKSAGLALPPIHVKEHRCKLSAMQSAKVSEIKSRVSAGGMAYMEALSYMSIAYQHPMAFLDMSEILASKPEDLLMAADRMQVALEILHQIKNLNEKVIIFTRFKKIAEILAIVLTQYFGEKCFLFNGSLSKPARDEVIRKFKAADGFTCLIASPVVGGVGLNLTEANHVIHYGRWWNPALERQCDARVHRKGQMKDVYIHHIIAEISEDPGKSFDENLNSLHKSKSSMADGLFGNLDYQLNVEKELTNHVFGALVPGRPAVFEEARSFDCLSARLFQLMATELVASVIGGIAIHPPFVGDKGADGIVLKGADIFLVQAKHTSHISKAINVAGIRELLSASGTYTDYLQVTQARVKDLYLVTNGLLSSDGAISALEGDVKVIDRDQLKMMSDEYILKIIRAAERCRVASSVEEVLTFVHQKLNDIA; encoded by the coding sequence ATGGATGATGTTTATAAAAGTTCGCCTCGTTTTAATCTAACGCTACGCCCTCAACACGACGGTATAGAAATCGTTTCAAATTCTATTGATAATTTCTGGTATCGTGGTCTTGTGTCATTTATCGGGCGTCATCCGGATTATGGCAACATTCGCGAAAGTAGGGCTTTCCTTGTAAATACCTACCTAGATGCGTTAGCAAATAATTTATCGTATGACGGACTGACAGATGTACTGGCTGATGTGGTTCCGGTAGCTCATCCTAGAATAAATTTAAATTCTTCTGGTGCTATCGGACGTCCGAGTTTTAAAGTCAAAATCCATTTACGCCTTACAGAGGAAGAAGTTGAACCTCGTATTGTCGGTCGATTTCTTATTAATAATGGTGAGGTGTACCGTTGTCCAAAGCATTTAGTTGACCTACTTATAGCGGTTTGTGAAATTGATCAACGCACGGGAAATGATTCACATTCGGTAAAATGGAGGCAACTGAAATCCCTAGGGAAGATAAAGGCACTCGCTGCGGTGCAAGAACACAATATAAAGATCGATCGGTTCCTTGAGTCAGAGGACGTAGTCTTTGTATCCGAGTTCGGATTAAATAATGTGGATCGAGGCACGAGCCTCACCATCTATCCAGCGATCGACCAGGTTAATCATGATGACATTGCTAATGTTTGGGATAAAGCCGGCGATGTTCAATCCGTAATTGACATAAAAAAAGACCTGAAAAGAACTCGAATTGTCTTTAGCGATACTGCTTATGAAGCAGCCAAAATACTGCACGAACGCGCGCATATTGTCTCCGGATCGATAAGAGATCACTTGATTGCAAATCCTATGGCTATTTGGGATGGGGCGCCTATTGAGGTGTTGCAATGTGTATTCGGGGAAAGGGTCGCCGGCATCACAGACGAGTTGTTGATGCCCGAATATGGCGCCGAGGCCACTAGTCTGGATTGGCTTAATGGGACGGTACAGGCTGAATTGGAACGAGAGGACTCTCGCGAGAGGCGGGCTCGTCCTAGGTTGAAGGTCGATCCTGCGATGGCGGAGCCAACTCGAGAAGCACCTAGTTCTGGGCTCAAACTCCAGAGACCTATTGGACTGAAGAGGTCCATCGAACTTGCTCCTTATCAGTGTGATGGAGTGGCCTGGATGCAGAGTGTATATGTCGGTAAGACATATCGTGGGTTGCTTCTTGCTGATGAGATGGGGCTAGGGAAGACTCTTCAGGTCCTAACTTTTGCTTGTTGGATGCGTGAGTATCTAAAGAAAGCTGACCCGGGTAGAAAGGTTTCGATTTTGGTTCTTGCACCAAAATCCCTTTATCAGAATTGGGCGGACGAGATTGCCAAATTCTTTGAAAGAGGCTGCCTAGGGGAGGTTTTAATTCTGGATAACAGTAATCTACCAAGATACAAAAAGGGAAAATACGAAGTTATGCCCGGTAAGTATGCTTCAGCCTTAGATCTTGATAAGGTCAGGGTTGATGGCGTTGTCATCATGAATCGTGATCTACTGATTCAATACCAGTTCAGTTTGGGGCAGGTTAATTGGAATCTCTTTGTATTCGATGAGGCCCAGTTTATCAAAGATCCCCAGACTCTGGGTCGACAGGCAGCGTTTGCTATGCAATCAGATTTCCGGATAGCCATGACGGGTACACCGGTAGAAAATAGACTCCTCGACCTATGGTCTATCGTTGATTTTGTCCATGCCAAGGAATTACTTGGGACGGCTGACGAATTTATCAATGAGTTCGGTGATGGCAGGCCTAAAGATGAAAAAGCATTAAATCGGCTGAAAAGCAGATTGATGTATAACCAATCTGCCAATGGGGCAGTAGTGCTTCGTAGGACGAAGAAGAGCGCCGGCCTAGCGCTGCCACCTATCCACGTAAAAGAGCATCGATGTAAGTTAAGTGCAATGCAGTCTGCTAAAGTAAGTGAAATCAAGAGTAGGGTGTCTGCAGGTGGAATGGCATATATGGAAGCGCTTTCATATATGTCCATCGCGTATCAGCATCCTATGGCTTTCCTCGATATGTCGGAGATACTTGCTTCGAAGCCTGAGGACCTGTTGATGGCGGCAGATAGGATGCAAGTTGCTTTAGAAATCTTGCATCAAATAAAAAATCTTAATGAAAAAGTTATTATTTTCACTCGTTTTAAAAAAATAGCAGAAATTTTGGCTATAGTGTTGACGCAGTATTTTGGCGAGAAGTGCTTTTTATTTAACGGGAGCTTGTCAAAACCTGCGCGAGATGAGGTAATTAGGAAGTTCAAGGCCGCGGACGGATTCACATGCTTGATTGCTTCACCTGTGGTGGGAGGTGTAGGTCTCAATTTGACGGAGGCAAATCATGTCATTCACTATGGTCGGTGGTGGAATCCAGCCCTGGAGCGTCAATGTGATGCGAGGGTTCATCGCAAAGGCCAAATGAAAGATGTTTATATTCATCATATTATTGCAGAGATTAGCGAGGATCCTGGCAAATCGTTTGATGAGAACTTGAACTCACTACATAAGTCAAAGTCATCAATGGCAGATGGTTTATTTGGCAACCTAGATTATCAATTAAATGTGGAAAAAGAACTCACTAATCACGTCTTTGGGGCATTAGTTCCAGGCAGGCCAGCGGTTTTTGAGGAAGCCCGATCATTCGATTGCCTTTCAGCAAGGCTGTTTCAGCTGATGGCAACTGAGTTAGTAGCCTCAGTCATTGGAGGTATAGCGATTCACCCGCCATTTGTCGGCGATAAAGGTGCTGATGGGATAGTCTTGAAGGGGGCTGATATCTTCTTGGTGCAGGCTAAGCATACGAGTCATATCAGTAAAGCCATAAATGTTGCTGGTATCCGTGAGCTACTAAGTGCAAGCGGCACTTATACTGACTATTTGCAAGTAACTCAGGCTAGAGTGAAGGATCTTTATTTGGTGACCAATGGGTTACTATCATCGGACGGAGCCATATCTGCCTTAGAAGGAGACGTCAAAGTTATTGATCGGGACCAGCTAAAAATGATGTCCGATGAATACATTTTGAAAATAATCAGAGCTGCGGAGCGTTGTAGAGTTGCCAGTTCGGTCGAAGAAGTGCTCACTTTTGTTCATCAAAAGTTGAACGATATCGCCTAA